One genomic region from Quercus robur chromosome 4, dhQueRobu3.1, whole genome shotgun sequence encodes:
- the LOC126721642 gene encoding uncharacterized protein LOC126721642 translates to MAKYITILLFLILPFLLSQNLKPIRHAEAAGPRKRRIEVTNDLDDIVDEEEDEAWKEWGKKSTSSGDESDLRPSDLWKMSDADIQAEMMNPHSGSSIGLVKLRFRSPPTEDMVADTAMKWTKVLKTGGIGARLMGIDLGTILFTIERGQDTTELREFLLDQPEAYEIKIGDQTFRRPGDPPFEEVIAELQNEKNKVDNTNPTENGKELKEEL, encoded by the exons ATGGCGAAATACATTACCATTCTCCTCTTCCTCATTCTCCCCTTCCTCCTTTCTCAAAACCTCAAACCGATCCGCCACGCCGAGGCAGCGGGCCCGAGGAAGCGAAGGATCGAAGTAACGAACGATCTTGACGACATTGTCGACGAGGAGGAGGACGAGGCGTGGAAGGAGTGGGGCAAGAAATCCACGTCCTCTGGTGATGAGTCCGATCTCCGGCCTTCCGATTTGTGGAAGATGTCAGACGCTGATATCCAGGCCGAGATGATGAATCCGCATTCCGGGTCGTCAATTGGACTCGTTAAGCTCCGGTTCCGGTCTCCCCCGACTGAG GATATGGTAGCTGACACTGCTATGAAATGGACAAAAGTTCTGAAAACTGGAGGTATTGGGGCAAGATTAATGGGTATTGATCTAGGCACAATCTTGTTCACCATTGAAAGAGGCCAAGATACAACCGAG TTGAGGGAGTTTTTGCTGGACCAACCAGAGGCATATGAGATCAAGATTGGGGATCAAACTTTTCGAAGGCCTGGAGATCCTCCTTTTGAGGAGGTTATTGCAGAGCTCCAAAATGAGAAAAACAAGGTTGATAATACTAATCCCACTGAGAATGGAAAGGAATTGAAAGAAGAGTTATAG
- the LOC126721651 gene encoding subtilisin-like protease SBT4.6 — protein MAKQASLMFYYVFTIFIITMSVLCGASTEEKKAHIVYMGSLPKGQYSPLSHHRSMLRETVQLDSSVETSYIKSYTRSFNGFVAKLTDSEKQRLSNMEGVISVFPSKTLQLHTTRSWDFIGLQESATRNAQAESDIIIGLLDTGVWPESESFNDKGFGPPPSKWKGVCEGGQNFTCNNKIIGARYYGGSRPNSTQTARDDEGHGTHTASTAAGNIVNNVSFFGLAQGTAKGGVPSARIAAYRICQSDGCTDEDIMAAFDDAIADGVDIISISVGSREAFAFFNDSIAIGAFHAMQKGILTSHSAGNAGPDYGSTGSVAPWLISVAASTTDRLFVDKVVLGDGRTLVGKSINSFASPATRFPLLHGREVSSRCPVNDSMYCKEGCLDKKLVKGKYVLCKSNSGDFQAFPAGALGAIVRNEPYMEYSDVVALPAVLLSAKEHDLVLSYVNSTKNPQASILKSETIKDAVAPTVASFSSRGPNIFTPDIIKPDLSAPGVTILAAYSPLSTPSYSIDDPRRVHYTFLSGTSMACPHVSGAAAYVKTFHPDWSPSAIKSALMTTALPMSDAKSLGGEFAYGSGHVNPVAAVRPGLVYEAVKEDYIIMLCNIGYDAKKLQILSGDTKATCPKLPVTASPKDLNYPSMAAKVVPAKPFNVTFHRTVTNVGSATSSYKAKIVTNSKVNIKVEPEVLTFKSLNEKKSFVVSVSGSALRVQSRLSASLVWSDGTYSVRSPIVLHTQSVRA, from the exons ATGGCAAAGCAAGCTTCTCTTATGTTTTATTACGTTTTCACCATATTCATAATCACCATGAGCGTGCTGTGCGGGGCCAGCACTGAAGAGAAAAAG GCTCACATTGTGTACATGGGTTCACTTCCAAAGGGGCAATACTCACCATTGTCTCACCACCGTAGTATGCTACGGGAAACCGTTCAGCTGGACAG TTCTGTAGAAACATCATACATCAAAAGTTACACTAGGAGTTTCAATGGATTTGTCGCAAAGCTCACGGATAGCGAAAAGCAAAGGCTTTCTA ATATGGAAGGTGTCATCTCCGTTTTTCCAAGCAAAACTCTTCAACTTCACACAACAAGATCATGGGACTTCATAGGTTTACAAGAAAGTGCCACGCGAAATGCCCAAGCTGAGAGTGATATCATAATCGGACTTCTAGATACTGGAGTTTGGCCTGAATCAGAAAGCTTTAATGATAAAGGTTTTGGTCCTCCTCCCAGCAAGTGGAAGGGTGTTTGTGAAGGCGGCCAAAATTTCACATGCAACAA CAAGATAATTGGAGCTCGATATTACGGCGGCTCACGGCCGAATTCGACTCAGACTGCAAGGGACGATGAAGGTCATGGAACTCACACTGCCTCTACAGCAGCAGGGAACATAGTAAACAATGTTAGCTTTTTTGGACTGGCACAAGGTACCGCAAAAGGAGGGGTTCCCAGTGCGAGGATTGCAGCATATAGAATCTGCCAATCGGACGGGTGTACTGATGAAGATATCATGGCTGCTTTTGATGATGCAATTGCTGATGGAGTTGACATCATTTCAATTTCAGTAGGATCAAGAGAAGCTTTTGCTTTCTTTAACGATTCCATTGCAATTGGTGCTTTTCATGCAATGCAGAAGGGGATATTAACTTCTCATTCTGCCGGTAATGCTGGTCCTGACTATGGATCAACCGGAAGTGTAGCACCGTGGTTGATTTCTGTAGCAGCAAGTACCACAGACCGTCTGTTCGTAGACAAGGTTGTCCTTGGTGATGGAAGAACACTAGTT GGAAAATCAATCAATTCTTTCGCATCACCCGCAACCAGGTTTCCTCTACTACATGGAAGAGAAGTTTCAAGTCGGTGCCCTGTAAATGATTCAAT GTACTGCAAAGAAGGGTGTCTAGACAAGAAATTGGTGAAAGGAAAGTATGTGCTTTGTAAATCGAATTCTGGAGATTTTCAGGCTTTCCCTGCTGGTGCACTAGGGGCAATCGTGAGAAATGAACCATATATGGAATATTCTGATGTTGTTGCATTACCTGCAGTGCTATTAAGCGCTAAAGAGCATGATTTGGTCTTGTCCTACGTGAATTCCACCAA aaaccCTCAAGCAAGCATTTTGAAAAGTGAAACTATAAAAGATGCGGTGGCTCCTACCGTTGCTTCATTCTCTTCACGAGGACCAAATATTTTTACACCAGATATTATAAAG CCTGATTTAAGTGCCCCAGGGGTGACTATCTTAGCTGCATATTCCCCACTCTCTACACCCTCGTATAGCATTGATGATCCAAGGCGTGTTCACTACACTTTTTTATCTGGAACCTCTATGGCTTGCCCTCATGTTTCTGGTGCAGCTGCCTATGTCAAGACATTTCACCCTGATTGGTCTCCTTCAGCCATCAAATCTGCTCTTATGACTACTG CTTTGCCCATGAGTGATGCCAAAAGTCTGGGTGGTGAATTTGCCTACGGATCTGGGCATGTAAATCCAGTGGCAGCTGTTCGTCCAGGACTTGTTTATGAAGCTGTAAAAGAAGACTACATAATAATGCTTTGTAACATTGGCTATGATGCAAAGAAACTTCAAATCTTATCAGGAGATACTAAAGCTACTTGTCCTAAATTACCAGTCACTGCATCACCAAAGGATTTGAATTACCCTTCAATGGCAGCTAAGGTAGTTCCAGCAAAGCCTTTCAATGTTACGTTTCACAGAACAGTCACAAATGTTGGCTCGGCAACTTCCAGTTACAAGGCAAAAATAGTCACAAATTCAAAAGTTAATATAAAAGTAGAGCCCGAAGTACTCACTTTCAAGTCCCTAAATGAGAAGAAATCTTTTGTTGTATCTGTCAGTGGAAGTGCTTTGCGAGTTCAGTCAAGGCTATCTGCATCACTGGTGTGGTCTGATGGCACTTACAGTGTGAGAAGTCCAATTGTTTTGCACACCCAAAGCGTTAGAGCGTAA